One window of Cydia pomonella isolate Wapato2018A chromosome 5, ilCydPomo1, whole genome shotgun sequence genomic DNA carries:
- the LOC133517828 gene encoding radial spoke head 10 homolog B-like has translation MFYVDTQRTTTRRDSSLITTARTSPDRDSLLTIRGHSSAHLGSDHGNLATTVRPKGSVQKELVTLLFESMLKHIVESWEVIEPEKLNSEIEKTFSEVTLFSAKKKGKEQPAKVAKSKINRSKSGSVPIEPVAFVPWWSGPDERAVIRFKNGNLYEGNISMKCMHGDGRFQWADGTVYLGQFKNNEMVGKGFIQWKNDTWYEGEFACNLRHGRGLYVDSRSQGFYVGGWHLGTKHGIGAIHYPGRRTNSYDGQWDHNVRHGVGSREYCLDSGYQGDWDAYTREGKGLMLWPNHDFYSGDWRNNVMSGFGIYIWNMYCNNSMSMPSINIYRGEWYKGKRHGYGVLNFGYGLGSHYKGEFKDNLKHGTGKLVTNTGQIFRHKALFIDDNLGPHEAENECEQHCCAQTLRSPHPKLPQVQKTIEFNINDSSVGLIYHVHQALKNIDRESEIRAAIITNFMENNKYYFELYCNTTVKRKDETPEEANLNIEDLITFEETSLRKALRCYQTELRKIYLQYAKICNTEEISFTPNLIRLYLWQLYFDCRIHEKGLTLVQIDNIFFNNPEWIARSPHNPFEKIHFWQFQHSLITVASKLYAQTTFPGPKPDTILASAFRTFMDKDVLPCSDCHKGHLVNGSGVYVPLKALYALYRSLGEPHTVRTFLCAALRPHHDVEHPQPPMVEAPDECLPVGRNGYVFEDDMIFTLEGDIKNITDADSNGNTQLKLFNFGNLSCKMIIKIFGRIFPNVFENNHVLNLDVQITFYEFLEAFISCAEESIRLKEEQFKDAAAQTTFIPFEKM, from the exons ATGTTTTACGTGGATACCCAAAGGACAACCACGCGGCGGGACAGCTCACTCATAACTACCGCTAGAACTTCTCCAGACCGAGATTCCCTATTGACCATCCGTGGACACTCTAGCGCACATCTTGGCAGCGACCATGGCAATCTCGCCACAACCGTTCGTCCAAAGGGCTCCGTACAGAAGGAACTAGTAACTTTACTCTTTGAGTCGATGCTTAAACATATTGTAGAATCTTGGGAGGTTATTGAACCGGAAAAACTTAACTCGGAAATAGAAAAGACGTTTAGTGAAGTCACTCTTTTCTCTGCTAAAAAGAAAGGAAAAGAACAACCAG CAAAAGTGGccaaatctaaaatcaacaggTCGAAGTCGGGTTCGGTTCCG ATAGAGCCAGTAGCGTTCGTACCGTGGTGGTCAGGGCCGGACGAGCGTGCTGTCATACGCTTCAAAAACGGAAACCTGTACGAAGGCAACATTTCTATGAAGTGCATGCATGGTGATGGGCGTTTCCAGTGGGCCGACGGCACAGTTTACTTG GGTCAGTTCAAAAACAACGAAATGGTCGGTAAAGGATTTATCCAGTGGAAAAACGACACGTGGTACGAGGGCGAGTTCGCGTGTAACCTGCGGCACGGGCGCGGATTGTACGTGGACTCCCGCTCGCAGGGCTTCTACGTGGGCGGCTGGCACCTGGGCACCAAGCACGGCATCGGCGCCATTCACTACCCGGGCCGTCGCACTAACTCGTACGACGGGCAGTGGGATCAT AATGTAAGACATGGAGTTGGATCACGCGAATACTGCCTTGATAGTGGCTACCAAGGAGATTGGGACGCTTACACGAGAGAGGGGAAAGGTTTGATGTTATGGCCTAACCATGAT TTCTATAGCGGTGATTGGAGAAACAACGTTATGAGTGGTTTCGGTATTTACATCTGGAATATGTACTGCAACAACTCGATGTCTATGCCGTCGATTAATATCTATCGTGGCGAATGGTACAAGGGCAAACGCCATGGCTACGGCGTCCTGAACTTCGGTTATGGTCTGGGTTCACATTACAAAGGCGAGTTTAAAGATAACTTAAAGCATGGAACCGGTAAATTAGTCACCAATACTGGTCAGATCTTTCGACATAAAGCGTTGTTTATTGATGATAACCTCGGGCCCCATGAGGCCGAAAATGAATGCGAACAGCACTGCTGCGCCCAAACACTTCGGAGTCCTCATCCTAAATTACCTCAAGTCCAGAAAACGATTGAATTTAACATAAATGACTCCAGCGTTGGTCTGATTTATCACGTTCATCAGGCTTTAAAGAATATTGATCGAGAATCCGAAATAAGAGCGGCTATCATCACTAACTTCATGGAgaacaacaaatattattttgaattatattgCAATACAACTGTTAAACGCAAAGATGAAACGCCAGAAGAAGCAAACTTGAATATCGAAGATTTGATAACTTTTGAGGAAACGTCTCTTCGCAAAGCTTTAAGATGTTATCAAACAGAACTAAggaaaatttatttacaatatgcAAAGATATGTAATACAGAAGAGATAAGTTTTACTCCAAATCTTATCCGCTTGTATCTTTGGCAGCTGTATTTTGATTGCAGGATTCATGAAAAAGGTTTAACGCTAGTCCAAATAGATAATATATTCTTCAATAACCCTGAATGGATCGCTCGATCGCCCCACAACCCATTTGAAAAAATACACTTTTGGCAATTTCAGCATAGCCTTATTACTGTTGCAAGCAAGTTGTACGCCCAAACAACATTTCCAGGACCAAAACCAGATACGATTTTAGCTAGTGCGTTTAGAACGTTCATGGATAAAGATGTTTTGCCATGTTCAGATTGCCATAaag GTCACCTTGTGAACGGCTCCGGCGTATACGTGCCCCTGAAAGCCTTATACGCGCTGTACCGCAGCCTGGGTGAGCCACACACTGTCCGCACGTTTCTGTGTGCGGCGCTACGCCCCCACCATGACGTAGAGCACCCGCAGCCGCCTATGGTCGAAGCGCCCGATGAATGCCTTCCGGTTGGACGCAACGGCTACGTTTTTGAAGATGATATGATATTCACCCTTG AAggagatataaaaaatattacggaTGCAGATTCAAATGGCAACACACAGCTAAAGCTTTTTAATTTTGGCAACCTGTCCTGCAAaatgattataaaaatatttggtaGAATATTTCCAAATGTTTTTGAGAACAATCACGTATTGAATTTGGATGTTCAAATAACGTTTTACGAGTTCCTTGAAGCGTTCATCTCTTGTGCCGAGGAGAGCATTCGGCTGAAAGAAGAACAGTTTAAAGACGCCGCCGCGCAAACTACCTTCATTCCGTTCGAAAAGATGTAA
- the LOC133517843 gene encoding neuroguidin — MVQAAEETEQPDLPQAVNLLKEMNMNVQQVSQLVDNMLLRVKTGEITTDKGLSFLEMKYQMLLSYLINLTYIVLRKCSGEKIDSDPSIDRLIEIRTVLEKIRPVDSKLKYQIDKLVKTAAVGSTTEEDPQSFRANPANLVSKIDDGEDDSSDALEDDEVKKDSSKSNVYVPPKLAAVHFEESTSRADNDKKNKERSKKQFLNSRVISELREEYSEAPLEITTGNHVKHSISKQEQERIEYEENYLTRLPVSKAEKNRRKKLTTVGMLAEEITGTSSNRTSNKRKFKSKKGKSFKRKRTH, encoded by the exons ATGGTTCAG gcAGCAGAAGAAACAGAGCAGCCTGATCTACCACAAGCTGtcaatttattaaaagaaatgAACATGAATGTACAACAAGTCTCACAACTTGTGGACAATATGCTACTTCGTGTCAAGACTGGAGAAATCACTACTGACAAAGGATTGAGTTTCTTAGAAATGAAGTACCAAATGCTTCTTAGCTACCTGATAAACTTGACATATATTGTATTAAGAAAATGCTCTGGTGAAAAGATTGACTCAGATCCATCTATTGATAGGCTCATTGAGATTCGAACTGTGCTTGAAAAGATTCGTCCTGTagattctaaattaaaataccaAATTGATAAGCTTGTCAAAACTGCAGCAGTAGGTTCCACAACTGAAGAAGACCCACAGTCATTTAGAGCTAATCCTGCTAATTTAGTTAGTAAGATTGATGATGGGGAGGATGATTCTAGTGATGCCTTAGAAGATGATGAAGTTAAGAAGGATTCTAGTAAGTCTAATGTATATGTCCCCCCCAAACTGGCAGCTGTACATTTTGAAGAGAGCACATCCAGGGCTGATAATGACAAGAAAAACAAAGAGAGGTCAAAGAAACAGTTCCTTAATTCCAGAGTTATAAGTGAATTGCGAGAAGAGTATTCAGAAGCACCACTGGAAATCACTACAGGGAATCATGTAAAGCACTCAATATCCAAACAAGAACAGGAACGGATTGAATATGAAGAAAATTACCTCACCAGACTTCCAGTCTCTAAAGCTGAGAAAAACCGCAGGAAAAAGTTAACAACAGTTGGCATGTTGGCAGAAGAAATCACAGGGACTAGTAGTAATCGCACCtcaaataaacgtaaatttaagTCCAAGAAAGGAAAAAGTTTTAAGAGAAAGCGTACTCACTAA
- the LOC133517846 gene encoding uncharacterized protein LOC133517846, whose amino-acid sequence MTKWSKHATEKKPEQILFSKNTYQPPRVKVAHWDFALNAEKKDNYVYRDQLSNHLSTYNRWGTQDIGTGMTETRHMLAQVFNRADPVYPFKPLVNFTSYPCTDTPSRNRLMKKANLAQLPPDFGVMDYMTTQQDDYRNPVPSVLKPLTMPTPPWLLNRVIRSDLTHNHGTAPPRGNYQCLDTHTPIGHIRQLRLFRYQSFDPATCLQDFPTLKTSLDKNDNTNV is encoded by the exons ATGACCAAGTGGAGTAAACATGCTACTGAAAAGAAGCCCGAACAGATTTTGTTCTCTAAGAACACTTATCAGCCGCCTAGGGTCAAAGTAGCGCACTGGGACTTTGCCTTGAATGCCGAGAAGAAGGATAACTACGTGTATCGGGATCAATTAAGCAACCATTTGAGTACATACAACCGATGGGGTACGCAGGATATTGGTACAGGGATGACGGAAACAAGGCACATGCTCGCCCAAGTTTTTAATAGAGCCGATCCCGTGTATCCGTTTAAACCGCTGGTTAATTTCACGTCTTACCCTTGCACAGA TACTCCAAGCAGGAACAGACTAATGAAGAAAGCTAACCTAGCTCAGCTCCCACCAGATTTCGGTGTTATGGATTACATGACGACACAGCAAGACGATTACAGGAACCCGGTTCCGTCCGTACTCAAACCG CTGACAATGCCCACACCTCCATGGTTGCTGAACCGCGTGATCCGCTCGGACCTGACACACAACCACGGCACCGCGCCGCCGCGCGGGAACTACCAGTGTCTCGACACCCACACCCCCATTGGCCACATCCGCCAGCTAAGACTGTTCCGATACCAGTCCTTTGATCCTGCCACTTGCCTCCAGGACTTCCCAACGCTTAAAACGAGCTTAGATAAAAATGACAACACAAATGTTTAA